The proteins below come from a single Candidatus Flexicrinis affinis genomic window:
- a CDS encoding gluconokinase: MSTLVLDVGSSSVRALLFDSAAEPIADASARRPVHFSRSGTVDAEHLRKLAEQCIDQILTHPAAADVSAVGMATFVGNVLGVDADGTPVTPILTYADMRSAPDADALAQSVSLHAAHTRTGCRIHPAYHPAKLTWMRRTDPAAYARAAQWTDFATYCYRVWFGRDVPCSYSVASWSGLLNRETLTWDATWLNTLGLEPSALPRLADYDEVYCGLSDAYGARWPFLNSVPFYLAVGDGAAANIGSGGSVPEHPVLTVGTTAALRVVTPEPGRVPVGLWAYRVDAKRHLIGGATSEGGSVFAWAKSALKLDDSELDDTLLARTPGSHGLTVLPLFAGERSPGYRAAATGTLHGLRLDTAPLDIVHALLESVALRLRMIYDLMGRPGEFVLAGGGALNQSPAWAQITADALDAPLYLVDQAEPTGRGVALLCGLTQNGEPVDAPSVKAIVRPRADSSDAYVRLLERQKALYASLYEA; this comes from the coding sequence GTGAGCACGCTGGTCCTCGACGTCGGAAGTTCGTCGGTTCGCGCGCTGCTGTTCGACAGCGCCGCCGAGCCGATCGCGGACGCGTCCGCACGCCGGCCTGTCCACTTCTCACGCAGCGGCACCGTCGATGCCGAGCACCTGCGCAAACTGGCCGAACAGTGTATCGATCAGATCTTGACGCATCCCGCCGCGGCGGATGTCTCGGCGGTCGGCATGGCGACGTTCGTCGGCAACGTGTTGGGCGTCGACGCGGACGGCACGCCGGTCACGCCGATCCTCACCTACGCCGACATGCGCAGCGCACCCGATGCCGATGCGCTGGCGCAGTCCGTCTCGCTGCACGCGGCGCACACGCGCACCGGATGCCGCATTCATCCGGCCTATCATCCCGCCAAACTGACGTGGATGCGCCGCACGGATCCGGCAGCGTACGCCCGTGCCGCCCAATGGACGGACTTCGCCACCTACTGCTACCGCGTGTGGTTCGGGCGCGACGTGCCGTGCAGCTATTCGGTGGCGTCGTGGTCGGGGCTGCTCAACCGTGAGACGCTTACGTGGGACGCGACATGGCTTAACACCCTCGGCCTCGAACCATCCGCGCTGCCGCGGTTGGCCGATTACGACGAGGTGTACTGCGGTCTATCGGATGCGTATGGCGCGCGCTGGCCGTTTCTCAACAGCGTTCCGTTCTACCTCGCCGTCGGCGACGGGGCAGCGGCCAACATCGGGTCGGGCGGATCGGTGCCGGAACATCCGGTGCTAACGGTCGGCACGACGGCGGCGCTGCGTGTCGTCACGCCTGAGCCGGGGCGCGTGCCGGTTGGCTTGTGGGCGTATCGCGTCGACGCCAAACGGCATCTGATCGGTGGCGCGACCAGCGAGGGCGGCAGCGTGTTCGCATGGGCCAAATCGGCGCTCAAGCTGGATGACTCCGAACTCGACGATACCCTCCTTGCGCGCACGCCCGGATCGCACGGTCTGACTGTCCTGCCGCTGTTCGCAGGCGAGCGCAGCCCCGGCTATCGCGCCGCCGCGACCGGCACGCTCCACGGCCTGCGCCTCGACACCGCGCCCCTCGACATCGTACATGCCCTGCTCGAGAGCGTCGCGCTGCGGCTGCGCATGATCTACGACTTGATGGGACGCCCGGGCGAGTTTGTGTTGGCGGGCGGCGGTGCGCTGAATCAGTCGCCGGCATGGGCGCAGATCACCGCCGACGCGCTCGATGCGCCGCTGTATCTGGTCGATCAGGCCGAGCCGACCGGGCGCGGCGTCGCGCTGCTGTGCGGCCTGACGCAAAACGGCGAGCCGGTCGACGCGCCGTCAGTCAAGGCCATTGTGCGTCCGCGTGCCGACTCCTCCGACGCATACGTGAGACTGCTGGAGCGTCAGAAGGCGCTGTACGCGTCGTTGTACGAGGCGTGA
- a CDS encoding DUF2088 domain-containing protein, giving the protein MPIDAQATAPEGALLSPELIRETLHAGLGGRFANARVLVLIPDHTRSLPLPVLFRLLVDELRDARQLDFMVALGTHPPLNDAALHKLVGITAEERRTTFQHVGLLNHDWANPNALEQIGVLDKAQIQHIAGDLWHPSLGDDTPIRINRRIRDYDHILIVGPTFPHEVVGFSGGAKYLFPGISGAEMINTTHWLGALATILNTIGVKDTPVRDMIHAAAECVPTPVTLVSMVVVGDGLAGLFVGDHVSAWSAAADLSSERHIRWVDTPFRSVLSRAPTMYDELWTAAKAMYKLEPAIADGGEVIVYAPELDTVSHVHGKYIFEAGYHVRDYYLKQWDRFKHLPLGVLAHGTHLRGSGTYDNGVEHARIRVTLSTAIPAADCQTLALGYCDPALIDPAAWEGRESEGVLYVPKAGEMLYRVRPS; this is encoded by the coding sequence ATGCCGATTGACGCCCAAGCCACCGCGCCTGAGGGCGCACTGTTGTCCCCCGAGCTCATCCGCGAGACGCTGCATGCCGGGCTCGGCGGGCGCTTCGCCAACGCGCGCGTGCTCGTGCTGATCCCCGATCACACGCGCAGCCTGCCGCTGCCAGTGCTGTTCCGCCTGCTCGTGGACGAACTACGCGACGCGCGCCAGCTCGACTTCATGGTGGCGCTCGGCACGCATCCACCGCTGAACGACGCCGCGCTGCACAAGCTGGTCGGCATCACGGCCGAGGAACGGCGGACCACGTTCCAGCACGTCGGCCTGCTCAACCACGACTGGGCCAACCCGAACGCGCTGGAACAGATCGGCGTGCTCGACAAGGCGCAGATTCAGCACATCGCCGGCGACCTGTGGCATCCCTCACTGGGCGACGACACACCCATCCGCATCAACCGGCGCATCCGTGACTATGACCACATCCTGATCGTCGGTCCGACGTTCCCGCATGAGGTGGTCGGGTTTAGCGGCGGCGCCAAGTACCTGTTCCCCGGCATTTCCGGCGCGGAGATGATCAACACGACGCATTGGCTGGGCGCGCTGGCGACCATCCTGAACACCATCGGCGTCAAGGACACGCCCGTGCGCGACATGATCCACGCCGCCGCCGAGTGCGTCCCAACACCGGTCACGCTGGTGAGCATGGTGGTGGTCGGCGACGGGCTGGCAGGCCTGTTCGTCGGCGATCACGTGAGCGCGTGGTCAGCCGCCGCCGATCTGTCGTCCGAGCGCCACATCAGATGGGTCGATACCCCGTTCCGGTCGGTGCTGTCGCGCGCGCCAACGATGTACGACGAGCTGTGGACAGCGGCCAAGGCGATGTACAAGCTCGAACCGGCGATTGCCGACGGCGGCGAGGTCATCGTCTATGCGCCGGAACTGGACACCGTCAGCCACGTCCACGGCAAATACATCTTCGAGGCCGGCTATCACGTGCGCGATTACTATCTCAAGCAGTGGGATCGCTTCAAGCACCTGCCCTTGGGCGTGCTGGCGCACGGCACCCATCTGCGCGGAAGCGGCACCTACGACAACGGCGTCGAGCACGCGCGCATCCGCGTCACGCTGTCGACTGCCATTCCCGCGGCCGATTGCCAGACACTCGCGCTCGGCTACTGCGATCCGGCGCTGATCGATCCAGCCGCGTGGGAGGGGCGCGAATCGGAAGGTGTGCTGTACGTCCCGAAGGCCGGCGAAATGCTGTACCGCGTGAGGCCGTCGTGA
- a CDS encoding alpha/beta hydrolase, with protein sequence MQTTINGTSVYYEERGSGLPVVILHGFSLDHESMLNVFEPLFAGHDGYRRLYLDMPGHGRTAGTDALCSSQAIAQTILAFLDVLAPDQPIALVGFSYGGHIARLILKACLERIVGLCLIALPVESGPGIRDLPEPRVIVRDPAAIADLPEEVASSILPTLCVQTRPVLDRIRAELVDTFGRGDPAFQQRLRESPTYAYAPESVRLPAPYDRPTLILTGRHDVSTGFAGAFDLARKFPRATYAALDGAGHGLFFEQAALFRALVLDWLDRVALARADIA encoded by the coding sequence ATGCAAACCACGATCAATGGCACTTCGGTGTACTACGAGGAACGTGGCAGCGGGCTTCCCGTCGTAATACTGCATGGATTCAGCCTCGATCACGAGAGCATGCTGAACGTCTTCGAACCCCTGTTCGCTGGGCATGACGGCTATCGCCGGCTGTACCTCGACATGCCGGGCCACGGACGGACTGCCGGTACGGATGCGCTTTGCTCGTCCCAGGCCATCGCACAGACGATACTCGCGTTTCTGGATGTGCTCGCACCCGATCAACCGATTGCGCTGGTCGGCTTCTCCTATGGCGGACACATCGCGCGTCTGATTCTCAAGGCCTGCCTGGAGCGTATTGTGGGCCTGTGTTTGATTGCACTCCCGGTGGAGTCCGGGCCGGGCATTCGCGACCTTCCCGAGCCGCGAGTCATCGTCCGTGATCCGGCCGCGATCGCGGACCTTCCGGAGGAGGTCGCGTCCTCCATCCTACCAACCCTTTGCGTTCAGACTCGGCCCGTGCTCGATCGGATCCGCGCCGAATTGGTCGACACATTCGGCCGTGGGGACCCCGCTTTTCAACAGCGTCTGCGCGAATCGCCGACCTACGCGTATGCCCCCGAGTCCGTCCGGCTGCCCGCGCCATACGACCGGCCGACCCTGATTCTGACCGGCAGGCATGACGTAAGCACCGGCTTTGCGGGCGCGTTCGATCTGGCGCGCAAGTTCCCGCGCGCGACCTACGCTGCGCTAGACGGAGCGGGTCACGGACTTTTCTTTGAACAGGCGGCGCTGTTCCGTGCTCTTGTGCTAGATTGGCTCGATCGAGTCGCGCTAGCTCGTGCTGACATCGCTTGA
- a CDS encoding DUF1801 domain-containing protein, with translation MNTAVDTYINDAVRPELRPVVAALRALMADAVPDAIEDFAYNMPVWRFKKIFAYLNANQTDITFSFVHGAAFDDPYRELKGKGKWARFIKIKRVEDMDEAILRFYIAQAVERAER, from the coding sequence ATGAACACCGCCGTCGATACCTACATTAACGATGCCGTCCGCCCGGAGCTGCGGCCCGTTGTCGCGGCACTGCGTGCCCTGATGGCCGATGCCGTGCCGGACGCGATCGAAGACTTCGCGTACAACATGCCGGTGTGGCGCTTCAAGAAAATCTTCGCCTACTTGAACGCCAACCAGACCGACATCACGTTTTCATTTGTCCACGGCGCAGCGTTCGACGACCCGTATCGCGAACTCAAAGGCAAAGGGAAGTGGGCGCGATTCATCAAGATCAAGCGTGTCGAGGACATGGACGAGGCAATCCTGCGCTTCTACATCGCGCAAGCCGTCGAGCGTGCCGAGCGCTAG
- a CDS encoding DUF1801 domain-containing protein has product MSSEVDAFVQEKVLPQFHGVVAAIRALMTDAAPDATEYITYGIPAWRMTRIIAVLSPTKKDITLAFSNGADFEDTFGLLKGVGNRSKHVKLKTADEVIAHDAALRDYIAQAIAHDTR; this is encoded by the coding sequence ATGAGCAGCGAAGTCGATGCGTTCGTACAGGAAAAGGTGCTGCCGCAGTTTCATGGCGTCGTCGCGGCGATCCGCGCCCTGATGACCGACGCCGCGCCCGATGCTACCGAGTACATCACCTACGGCATACCGGCCTGGCGCATGACGCGCATCATCGCGGTGCTCAGCCCGACCAAGAAGGACATCACGCTGGCGTTCTCGAACGGTGCGGACTTTGAAGACACGTTTGGCCTGCTCAAAGGCGTCGGCAACCGGTCGAAGCACGTGAAGCTCAAGACCGCCGACGAGGTAATCGCCCACGATGCGGCGCTGCGGGATTACATCGCGCAGGCCATCGCCCACGACACGCGCTAG
- a CDS encoding PD40 domain-containing protein: MLTSRTLHALARIVLIAAVLLLVVNSSSVANPASKPAASLNSNLIDVPQAYPACGAGGALSAIGAMHRVLAGQVVSAYEFGPDCDPSPTPTCRKTPTPTPTLTWTPTPTFTSTPTDTPTHTATFTSTPTDTPTNTPTFTATYTDTPTHTATFTDTPTATYTSTRERRPTKTPTATHTASLTPWIPSETPTFTNTPTRRPPTYTPTPTEVVFGPACVEWLVYHTDRTGDWEIFRLGDIPDKPNANPNLTQHDAVDIEPSRSDNGRWIAYASNRDGNWEIYIASADGDPELTQRVTFNTVAHDIDPVWGPNDQLAFESTRDGNWDIYVVDLASGIERQMTDDPASDLNASWSEDGSTLVFQSDRTGQFELYALDVATLAVTPLTRGMTQAVDPHYSPDGTRIAFHAMTNEKSVGYVMHADGSHVTMISDPAGNADNLAWSPDSKLIAYQSDLDGDLDVYVYGLESKKTRLLTENDIADYAPTWYCGSADVVFTSDARGDPDIYEAGALPLDAAPIDVARQAVRLVDTDYNDIYPLDAPSDEDASAEGILPASTCFACANTQFFQRDMVPTEPDMCLPRDTPWRGDLICN, translated from the coding sequence ATGCTTACGTCACGCACTCTCCACGCACTGGCACGCATCGTCCTCATCGCTGCCGTGCTGTTGCTGGTTGTCAACAGCAGTTCAGTGGCGAACCCTGCATCCAAGCCAGCTGCATCTCTCAATTCGAACTTGATCGACGTACCGCAGGCGTATCCGGCCTGCGGCGCGGGCGGAGCGTTGAGCGCCATCGGCGCAATGCACCGCGTATTGGCCGGACAGGTCGTCTCCGCCTACGAGTTCGGTCCGGACTGCGACCCGAGTCCGACTCCGACCTGTCGCAAGACACCCACCCCCACGCCCACGTTGACGTGGACACCGACACCGACGTTCACCAGCACGCCAACTGACACGCCGACCCACACCGCCACGTTCACCAGTACGCCGACCGACACGCCCACAAACACGCCGACCTTCACCGCGACGTACACGGACACACCAACGCATACGGCGACGTTTACGGACACGCCGACGGCAACCTACACGTCGACCCGTGAACGCAGGCCGACTAAGACGCCGACGGCGACCCATACCGCGTCGCTGACGCCGTGGATCCCGTCGGAGACGCCGACGTTCACCAATACGCCGACGCGTCGACCGCCGACCTACACGCCGACCCCGACCGAGGTCGTCTTCGGGCCGGCGTGCGTCGAGTGGCTCGTCTATCACACCGACCGCACCGGCGACTGGGAAATCTTCCGCCTCGGCGATATCCCCGACAAACCGAACGCCAACCCGAACCTGACGCAGCACGACGCCGTCGACATCGAGCCGTCGCGCTCCGACAACGGGCGGTGGATCGCCTATGCGAGCAATCGCGACGGCAACTGGGAGATCTACATCGCCAGCGCGGACGGCGACCCCGAACTGACGCAGCGCGTCACGTTCAACACCGTCGCTCACGACATCGACCCGGTGTGGGGCCCGAACGATCAGCTCGCCTTCGAGTCGACCCGTGACGGCAACTGGGACATCTACGTGGTTGATCTGGCGAGCGGCATCGAACGGCAGATGACGGACGATCCGGCCAGCGATCTGAACGCGAGCTGGTCCGAGGACGGCTCAACGCTGGTCTTCCAGAGCGACCGCACCGGCCAGTTCGAGCTGTACGCGCTGGACGTCGCGACGCTTGCGGTCACGCCGCTGACGCGCGGGATGACGCAGGCGGTCGACCCGCACTATTCGCCGGACGGCACGCGCATCGCCTTCCACGCCATGACGAACGAAAAGAGCGTCGGCTACGTCATGCATGCCGACGGTTCGCACGTGACCATGATCTCCGACCCGGCCGGCAACGCGGATAACCTCGCGTGGTCGCCGGACAGCAAGCTGATCGCCTACCAGAGCGACCTTGACGGCGATCTGGACGTGTACGTCTACGGCCTCGAGTCGAAGAAGACGAGGCTGCTCACCGAGAACGACATCGCCGACTATGCGCCGACGTGGTACTGCGGCAGCGCCGACGTCGTGTTCACGTCCGACGCCCGCGGCGACCCGGACATCTACGAGGCCGGCGCGCTCCCTCTCGACGCGGCACCGATCGACGTGGCGCGGCAGGCGGTGCGTCTGGTGGACACCGACTACAACGACATCTACCCGCTGGACGCGCCGAGCGACGAGGACGCCAGCGCCGAAGGCATCCTTCCGGCGTCGACCTGCTTCGCCTGCGCCAATACGCAGTTCTTCCAGCGTGACATGGTGCCGACCGAGCCGGACATGTGCCTGCCACGCGATACACCGTGGCGCGGCGATCTGATCTGCAACTAG
- a CDS encoding DNA-3-methyladenine glycosylase I: protein MTDSKIRCPWCVGDPLYEAYHDTEWGQPCHDDRAWFEKICLEGAQAGLSWITVLRKRENYRAAFDNFDVHKVAAYDDAKVESLLQNPGIIRNRLKITGAIKNARAFLNVQEEFGSFDAYVWRFVNGTPIDHRFTEMSQIPAVTPEAEALSKDLKKRGFTFVGPTIVYAMMQSHGMVNDHLLSCWKRSE, encoded by the coding sequence ATGACCGACTCGAAGATCCGCTGCCCGTGGTGTGTGGGCGATCCGCTGTATGAGGCGTACCACGATACGGAGTGGGGCCAGCCCTGTCATGACGATCGCGCGTGGTTCGAGAAGATTTGCCTCGAAGGCGCGCAGGCCGGCCTCAGTTGGATCACCGTACTGCGCAAGCGCGAGAATTACCGCGCCGCGTTCGACAACTTCGACGTGCACAAGGTCGCGGCCTATGACGACGCCAAGGTCGAGTCTCTGCTGCAGAACCCCGGCATCATCCGCAACCGGCTCAAGATCACAGGGGCGATCAAGAACGCCCGCGCCTTCCTGAATGTGCAGGAGGAATTCGGCAGCTTCGACGCCTACGTGTGGCGATTCGTGAACGGCACGCCGATCGACCATCGCTTCACCGAGATGTCGCAGATCCCGGCCGTGACGCCCGAGGCCGAGGCGCTCAGCAAAGACCTCAAAAAGCGCGGCTTCACGTTCGTCGGCCCGACCATCGTCTACGCCATGATGCAGTCGCACGGCATGGTGAACGATCACCTGCTGTCGTGCTGGAAGCGGAGCGAGTAA